The proteins below come from a single Ictalurus furcatus strain D&B chromosome 27, Billie_1.0, whole genome shotgun sequence genomic window:
- the pkp3b gene encoding plakophilin-3 isoform X2 → MSTSEGLFCSALQPHIAVSTYAVPNDRELTADRQAKEKRVQQQVQQRLAEKASSEYSGISMKGYNSQGTGISSKTLMYNGSRITKPRLHQVAGEFSSRSAVEMGTQRKVSIGTPMPAVVGNPYRYYDDTYIGGHRIGQVNQVEQEAGLQLMQGQHSPSGNWVTQEGLTSSEHRSYYGHSPFASVSPMRRSLSGTLVHDGIGRGLKEADLAHQYSSKGPAHRTLMRMNNRQTPHQRMGNSTIQWQQASSGGSTMMAGGQYSSMMRRAGSLHSLKSVGQGVDVCDALANGRDISGGIHSLDMSTAVSYLSSTDVAMQMLGAAYIQHQCYHSNEAKDLVLNLKGIPALVQLYSSENQEVQRYATGATRNLIYENMENKMALIEAGGISKLVSALKEPDDELCKNVTGILWNLSSKDSLKEKLARESLAELTERVLIPLSGGGDSGVIQQSKSETDIFYNTTGCLRNLSSVNGRTRQQMRDTRCLVDSLVGYIQNSLQEGKVEDKGVENCVCVLRNLSYQLYSEIPTSVQHRLEGPTRAQDTKHGDAIGCFMPQSKKTKDKRNHELSTLSEVARVPKGAEWLWHPQIVGLYNQVLQNYEMNNTTREAAAGALQNITAGEGRWASVLSRVALEQERMLPVILDHLRTPTDAELRSLTGLLRNLSRHSKDKADMATKVVNILVPKLPSDGHQKEPSNDVVINICGILNNLVMASSLAARDVTYFDGLPKLVGIKMSHDNSPGKVKAAKAASTVLCNMFQYTKLHKDYKKKGFTRRDFTDTI, encoded by the exons ATGAGCACCAGCGAGGGTCTTTTTTGCTCGGCTTTGCAGCCACACATAGCCGTGAGCACATACGCAGTACCGAATGATCGCGAGCTCACCGCGGACCGGCAGGCGAAGGAGAAGCGCGTGCAGCAGCAGGTCCAGCAGCGGCTCGCGGAAAAAGCGTCATCAG AATATAGTGGAATATCCATGAAGGGGTACAACAGCCAGGGGACTGGAATCAGCTCTAAGACACTTATGTACAATGGCAGCAGAATAACA AAGCCACGTTTGCATCAGGTTGCTGGAGAGTTCAGCTCGCGCTCAGCTGTGGAAATGGGCACACAGCGCAAGGTCAGCATTGGCACTCCCATGCCCGCTGTTGTGGGCAACCCATACAGATATTATGATGACACCTACATTGGAGGGCATCGTATTGGCCAGGTAAATCAAGTGGAGCAGGAAGCAGGTTTGCAATTAATGCAAGGGCAGCATTCTCCCAGTGGCAACTGGGTAACTCAGGAGGGTCTGACCTCCTCTGAGCATCGCTCCTACTATGGCCATAGCCCATTCGCCAGTGTGTCGCCTATGAGACGCAGCCTCAGTGGTACGCTAGTGCATGATGGTATTGGCAGAGGATTGAAGGAGGCAGATCTTGCTCATCAGTATTCGTCCAAAGGCCCAGCCCACCGCACCCTGATGCGCATGAATAACCGACAGACGCCGCACCAGAGGATGGGCAACAGCACTATTCAGTGGCAGCAGGCGTCCTCTGGGGGCAGCACCATGATGGCCGGAGGGCAGTATTCTAGTATGATGAGACGAGCAGGATCACTGCACAGCCTGAAGAGCGTGGGCCAAGGGGTGGATGTGTGTGACGCATTGGCCAATGGCAGAGACATTTCTGGAGG AATCCACAGCCTCGATATGTCAACTGCAGTCAGTTATCTCAGCTCAACAGATGTTGCCATGCAAATGCTTGGGGCCGCCTACATTCAACATCAGTGTTACCATAGCAATGAAGCCAAGGACCTG GTACTAAATCTGAAGGGGATCCCTGCACTGGTGCAACTATACAGCAGTGAGAACCAGGAAGTGCAACGGTATGCTACAGGAGCCACACGCAACCTCATCTACGAGAACATGGAAAACAAGATGGCGCTGATTGAGGCTGGTGGTATCAGCAAATTGGTGTCTGCATTGAAAGAGCCAGATGATGAACTTTGCAAGAATGTTACAG GTATTTTGTGGAACCTGTCGTCTAAAGACAGTTTGAAGGAGAAGTTGGCGAGGGAGAGTCTAGCCGAGCTGACCGAGCGAGTGCTGATTCCTCTCTCAGGAGGTGGAGACTCTGGAGTTATCCAGCAGAGCAAGTCTGAAACAGACATATTCTACAACACTACAGGATGTCTTAG AAACCTGAGCTCAGTGAATGGAAGGACCAGGCAGCAGATGAGGGATACTCGTTGCCTTGTGGACTCTCTCGTTGGATACATACAGAACTCTCTGCAGGAGGGCAAGGTTGAGGACAAG GGTGtagagaactgtgtgtgtgtcctgagaAACCTGTCCTACCAGCTGTACTCTGAGATCCCCACATCAGTGCAGCATCGTTTGGAGGGTCCAACACGAGCTCAGGACACAAAACACGGAGACGCCATCGGCTGTTTCATGCCACAGAGCAAGAAGACGAAGGAT AAGAGGAACCACGAGCTGTCCACGTTGTCCGAGGTAGCTCGAGTACCAAAGGGGGCTGAGTGGCTTTGGCATCCTCAGATAGTTGGGTTGTATAACCAAGTGCTGCAAAACTACGAGATGAACAACACTACCCGTGAGGCTGCAGCTGGGGCCTTACAGAACATCACAGCAGGGGAAGGCCGG tgggCGTCGGTGTTGAGTCGTGTAGCTCTGGAACAGGAGCGGATGCTACCTGTGATTCTGGATCATTTGAGAACCCCAACCGACGCTGAGCTGCGTTCTCTCACCGGTCTTTTGAGGAATCTGTCTCGGCACTCCAAGGACAAGGCCGATATGG CTACGAAAGTGGTGAATATCCTGGTGCCCAAGCTGCCTAGTGATGGGCATCAGAAAGAGCCATCTAATGATGTGGTGATCAACATCTGTGGCATTCTCAATAACCTGGTCATGGCGAGTTCACTGGCTGCAAGAGACGTGACTTACTTTGATGGCCTGCCCAAACTGGTTGGAATCAAGATGTCTCATGATAACAG TCCAGGGAAGGTGAAGGCAGCTAAGGCCGCCTCCACAGTGCTGTGTAACATGTTTCAGTACACCAAGCTCCATAAAGACTACAAGAAG
- the pkp3b gene encoding plakophilin-3 isoform X1, with product MSTSEGLFCSALQPHIAVSTYAVPNDRELTADRQAKEKRVQQQVQQRLAEKASSEYSGISMKGYNSQGTGISSKTLMYNGSRITKPRLHQVAGEFSSRSAVEMGTQRKVSIGTPMPAVVGNPYRYYDDTYIGGHRIGQVNQVEQEAGLQLMQGQHSPSGNWVTQEGLTSSEHRSYYGHSPFASVSPMRRSLSGTLVHDGIGRGLKEADLAHQYSSKGPAHRTLMRMNNRQTPHQRMGNSTIQWQQASSGGSTMMAGGQYSSMMRRAGSLHSLKSVGQGVDVCDALANGRDISGGIHSLDMSTAVSYLSSTDVAMQMLGAAYIQHQCYHSNEAKDLVLNLKGIPALVQLYSSENQEVQRYATGATRNLIYENMENKMALIEAGGISKLVSALKEPDDELCKNVTGILWNLSSKDSLKEKLARESLAELTERVLIPLSGGGDSGVIQQSKSETDIFYNTTGCLRNLSSVNGRTRQQMRDTRCLVDSLVGYIQNSLQEGKVEDKGVENCVCVLRNLSYQLYSEIPTSVQHRLEGPTRAQDTKHGDAIGCFMPQSKKTKDKRNHELSTLSEVARVPKGAEWLWHPQIVGLYNQVLQNYEMNNTTREAAAGALQNITAGEGRWASVLSRVALEQERMLPVILDHLRTPTDAELRSLTGLLRNLSRHSKDKADMATKVVNILVPKLPSDGHQKEPSNDVVINICGILNNLVMASSLAARDVTYFDGLPKLVGIKMSHDNSPGKVKAAKAASTVLCNMFQYTKLHKDYKKVRLILQFQRLFFFFFQIQRVCGKCRSTEQTVH from the exons ATGAGCACCAGCGAGGGTCTTTTTTGCTCGGCTTTGCAGCCACACATAGCCGTGAGCACATACGCAGTACCGAATGATCGCGAGCTCACCGCGGACCGGCAGGCGAAGGAGAAGCGCGTGCAGCAGCAGGTCCAGCAGCGGCTCGCGGAAAAAGCGTCATCAG AATATAGTGGAATATCCATGAAGGGGTACAACAGCCAGGGGACTGGAATCAGCTCTAAGACACTTATGTACAATGGCAGCAGAATAACA AAGCCACGTTTGCATCAGGTTGCTGGAGAGTTCAGCTCGCGCTCAGCTGTGGAAATGGGCACACAGCGCAAGGTCAGCATTGGCACTCCCATGCCCGCTGTTGTGGGCAACCCATACAGATATTATGATGACACCTACATTGGAGGGCATCGTATTGGCCAGGTAAATCAAGTGGAGCAGGAAGCAGGTTTGCAATTAATGCAAGGGCAGCATTCTCCCAGTGGCAACTGGGTAACTCAGGAGGGTCTGACCTCCTCTGAGCATCGCTCCTACTATGGCCATAGCCCATTCGCCAGTGTGTCGCCTATGAGACGCAGCCTCAGTGGTACGCTAGTGCATGATGGTATTGGCAGAGGATTGAAGGAGGCAGATCTTGCTCATCAGTATTCGTCCAAAGGCCCAGCCCACCGCACCCTGATGCGCATGAATAACCGACAGACGCCGCACCAGAGGATGGGCAACAGCACTATTCAGTGGCAGCAGGCGTCCTCTGGGGGCAGCACCATGATGGCCGGAGGGCAGTATTCTAGTATGATGAGACGAGCAGGATCACTGCACAGCCTGAAGAGCGTGGGCCAAGGGGTGGATGTGTGTGACGCATTGGCCAATGGCAGAGACATTTCTGGAGG AATCCACAGCCTCGATATGTCAACTGCAGTCAGTTATCTCAGCTCAACAGATGTTGCCATGCAAATGCTTGGGGCCGCCTACATTCAACATCAGTGTTACCATAGCAATGAAGCCAAGGACCTG GTACTAAATCTGAAGGGGATCCCTGCACTGGTGCAACTATACAGCAGTGAGAACCAGGAAGTGCAACGGTATGCTACAGGAGCCACACGCAACCTCATCTACGAGAACATGGAAAACAAGATGGCGCTGATTGAGGCTGGTGGTATCAGCAAATTGGTGTCTGCATTGAAAGAGCCAGATGATGAACTTTGCAAGAATGTTACAG GTATTTTGTGGAACCTGTCGTCTAAAGACAGTTTGAAGGAGAAGTTGGCGAGGGAGAGTCTAGCCGAGCTGACCGAGCGAGTGCTGATTCCTCTCTCAGGAGGTGGAGACTCTGGAGTTATCCAGCAGAGCAAGTCTGAAACAGACATATTCTACAACACTACAGGATGTCTTAG AAACCTGAGCTCAGTGAATGGAAGGACCAGGCAGCAGATGAGGGATACTCGTTGCCTTGTGGACTCTCTCGTTGGATACATACAGAACTCTCTGCAGGAGGGCAAGGTTGAGGACAAG GGTGtagagaactgtgtgtgtgtcctgagaAACCTGTCCTACCAGCTGTACTCTGAGATCCCCACATCAGTGCAGCATCGTTTGGAGGGTCCAACACGAGCTCAGGACACAAAACACGGAGACGCCATCGGCTGTTTCATGCCACAGAGCAAGAAGACGAAGGAT AAGAGGAACCACGAGCTGTCCACGTTGTCCGAGGTAGCTCGAGTACCAAAGGGGGCTGAGTGGCTTTGGCATCCTCAGATAGTTGGGTTGTATAACCAAGTGCTGCAAAACTACGAGATGAACAACACTACCCGTGAGGCTGCAGCTGGGGCCTTACAGAACATCACAGCAGGGGAAGGCCGG tgggCGTCGGTGTTGAGTCGTGTAGCTCTGGAACAGGAGCGGATGCTACCTGTGATTCTGGATCATTTGAGAACCCCAACCGACGCTGAGCTGCGTTCTCTCACCGGTCTTTTGAGGAATCTGTCTCGGCACTCCAAGGACAAGGCCGATATGG CTACGAAAGTGGTGAATATCCTGGTGCCCAAGCTGCCTAGTGATGGGCATCAGAAAGAGCCATCTAATGATGTGGTGATCAACATCTGTGGCATTCTCAATAACCTGGTCATGGCGAGTTCACTGGCTGCAAGAGACGTGACTTACTTTGATGGCCTGCCCAAACTGGTTGGAATCAAGATGTCTCATGATAACAG TCCAGGGAAGGTGAAGGCAGCTAAGGCCGCCTCCACAGTGCTGTGTAACATGTTTCAGTACACCAAGCTCCATAAAGACTACAAGAAGGTGAGACTGATATTACAGTttcaaagactttttttttttttctttcaaatacaAAGGGTTTGTGGAAAGTGCAGGTCCACAGAACAGACGGTGCATTAA